The stretch of DNA TGAGGGGACATGCGAAGGGGAACATGATATGATAGCTATAACAAATATAACATAAAACTCTCAAGTAAATCACCAACCAATGGAAATGGATAACATAATGAATAAAGACTTcacggcatcacccatcgtgcttttactctcaatatcacCATGGAACAACAATAatagcacaacatcacccttcgtgcttttactctcaatctctccataacatgataaatacggcacggcatctcccttcgtgcttttactctcaatttcatcatgaaacgATAGATACTCGTAAGTGTACTATATAATAACAAAATATCACCACCACACTGGACTCATCAAATGCATAAGTGTACAATATAATAACCAAATATCACATTTATAATTAACTTCATATTTATGAACTATATAGAGGAATGATTAGATCATTGTTGTATCTCATAGCAAGCAGGTCTGATATTGTATTCAGTGTGGGActgtgtgcaagatttcaggcaaatcctaAAGAGTCTCATCTAAAGGTTGTCAAGAGAATACTTAGATATCTAAAAGGGACTCCCGATCTATGCTTGTGGTATCCTAGAGGGTATAACTTTGATCTAATTTGTTATGCTGATGTTGACTATGCAGGTTTTCATGTTGACAGAAAAAGCACTTCGGGAACAACACATTTCCTAGGTTCTTGTGTCGTGTCTTGGGAAACAAAGAAGCAAAACCCAGTGGCTTTATCCAGAGCTGAGGCTGAATATGTGGCAGTAACATCTTGTTGTGCTCAACTACTATGGATAAAACAACAACTAAGGGACTATGATAATTTTGTTGATTGTGTTCTTATTTTCTGTGACAACACTAGTGCCATAAACGTTGTTAAAAATATATGTCAGCACAAGAAAACCAAGCACATTGATACTAGACACCACTTTCTCAAAGACAATATTGAAAAAGGGAACATCTCAATTAACTTCTA from Nicotiana tomentosiformis chromosome 11, ASM39032v3, whole genome shotgun sequence encodes:
- the LOC138901086 gene encoding secreted RxLR effector protein 161-like yields the protein MIRSLLYLIASRSDIVFSVGLCARFQANPKESHLKVVKRILRYLKGTPDLCLWYPRGYNFDLICYADVDYAGFHVDRKSTSGTTHFLGSCVVSWETKKQNPVALSRAEAEYVAVTSCCAQLLWIKQQLRDYDNFVDCVLIFCDNTSAINVVKNICQHKKTKHIDTRHHFLKDNIEKGNISINFYKTEDQIADIFTKALSKDHFERNRLELGLINTSN